A segment of the Leptospira hartskeerlii genome:
AGCCGAATCCGACCTTGTAGTTTTTCTTTTAGATCTTCATGAGGTCACTTCATACGATTCCAGACTGATCGATAAATTTAGAAAAGATCCGGAATTGAATCAGATCCCAGTATTATACTGTGTAAACAAAGTGGATCATCCGGAAGACGAAGAAGATCTGGATTCTTTTTATAAAATGGGTTTGTCGGAGATCCTACCGATTTCCGCTATTGGAAGAAGGAATCTTCCTCTTCTTTTGGAAAAGATCGCATTCTTACTTCCAAATGCAAAAAGAAGAAACCAAACCACGGAAGAAGGGGAAACTCCTTCTGTTTCTAACGAGGACTTCAGTCTCGCAATCGTAGGAAAACCGAATGCTGGAAAATCCAGTTTATTAAATGCACTTTGCGGATATGATAGAGCTGTCGTGAGCGAAGTTGCCGGAACAACTCGAGATTCCGTGGATACAACCGTTACCTTTGACGGCAAAAAAATCCGTATCACTGACACTGCAGGCATCCGAAGGAAATCGGATAAGGCAGAAGCCTTGGAATTTTATTCCTACCAAAGAACAAAAAGAACCATCCAAAATTCCGATGTAGTCATTCATCTTTTGGATGCACTTAAAGGTTTTGGAGAATTCGATAAAAAGATCGTTGGAATGCTCCAGGAAGAAGGGAAACCATTCTTACTCGCTGTAAATAAATGGGACGCAATAGAAGATAAGGATAATGATTCCTTTAAAAACTACCAAGAGCGTTTGTATTCCAGATTTCCTCTCTTAAAAGAGATACAAATCATCACTTTAAGTGCTAAGGAAAAACAGAGGATCCATAAGATGATGGAGATGACCATCGATCTTGCGTCCCGTTCTAAGAAAAAGATCTCCACTTCCGAATTGAATCAATCTCTTAGAGCTTGGATGGCGGAAGCGGGTAGGTCCTTCTCCGCAAACAAACCTCCTAAGATGTTGTATTGTACACAAGTTTCTGTTTCTCCGTTTCATTTGATCTTATTCGTAAATCATGTAGATTATTTTAAATCCAACCTATTAACATTCATTAAGAAGAAATTGACTGAAAAGTATAATTTGAAAGGGATCCCGATCCGTTTGGAATTGAGATCTGATCGAAAATGAACGAGCTGTATCCATACTTCTTGCCTGCATCTTTTCTATTAGGTTCTATTCCTTTTGGTTTTTTGGCAGCGAAATTAAAAGGGATAGATATTCGACAAAAAGGAAGCGGGAATATCGGTGCTACCAACGTAACCCGTTTACTTGGATGGAAGATTGGACTACCTGTTTTACTTTTAGATATCGCTAAGGGTGCAGTTTTTCCGCTCACTGTCAGATTGGTATATGGGGATTCCCAAGAATTACTTTCCCTTTTTTGCGGAGTTGTCGCGGTTCTAGGTCATATGTTTTCTCCCTTCTTAAAATTTAAAGGGGGCAAAGGAGTGGCGACTAGTTTCGGAGTATTTGCAGTGCTTGCTCCAGGCCCAACTCTAATTACATTAATTGTATTCTTAAGTTTGAAAAAGATTTTTGGTTTCGTATCTATTGGTTCTATAGGAGGAGCGGTCACCCTACCTATTTCGTATTATCTACTTTCTTTAATAGAAGGCAAAAGTTTTAATACACCTATCTTTTGGGCAATCATATGTATCAGTTCTACGATCTTGGTTTTACACAGAACCAATTTGATCCGGTTGATCAAAGGCCAAGAGTTTGCTTCCGATAAAGAGAAGTATAAAGACCAAGAATAAACTTTTTCTAAAATTTCCAAATTTCAGTTTTAGGCTTGAACTGAAAGAGAGTCCGATCTAAAAATCTTCCTTAAGGTTTATGATTCACAAGGAGATAGACGAAAATCGTACCAGGGAAGAGAAGATCGAGAGTCTGAATCGATTCTTGCAAGCTCATCCTTTGGCGGAAATCCAAGATCTGTACAAATGGCTCTATTACGGAGAATTCGGAGAGATCGCCATCCAAGAATTTTATACCGAAAAAAAGAATGCTCCTGCTCTTCACTCTATGTTGGAAGAGTTAAGATTCGACGCGGACAATAATATTTCTCCTGAAAATGTTTGGGAACCTCTTGGTTTTTCGCAAAGATATCTTATGGTCTATCTTACACCATATTACAATATGGAATATCCTCTGATGAGAGTGGTTAATCTAATCCAAAGGTCTTCTGCTTTCCAAGGATATAGAATGAGATTCAAACTA
Coding sequences within it:
- the der gene encoding ribosome biogenesis GTPase Der, which encodes MSSKKRVPIISIVGRQNVGKSTLFNALLKKKLAITEDYPGVTRDVLRARVLNPEKGLDFILCDTPGLDIERPESLEEAVLENAFRQVAESDLVVFLLDLHEVTSYDSRLIDKFRKDPELNQIPVLYCVNKVDHPEDEEDLDSFYKMGLSEILPISAIGRRNLPLLLEKIAFLLPNAKRRNQTTEEGETPSVSNEDFSLAIVGKPNAGKSSLLNALCGYDRAVVSEVAGTTRDSVDTTVTFDGKKIRITDTAGIRRKSDKAEALEFYSYQRTKRTIQNSDVVIHLLDALKGFGEFDKKIVGMLQEEGKPFLLAVNKWDAIEDKDNDSFKNYQERLYSRFPLLKEIQIITLSAKEKQRIHKMMEMTIDLASRSKKKISTSELNQSLRAWMAEAGRSFSANKPPKMLYCTQVSVSPFHLILFVNHVDYFKSNLLTFIKKKLTEKYNLKGIPIRLELRSDRK
- the plsY gene encoding glycerol-3-phosphate 1-O-acyltransferase PlsY; translated protein: MNELYPYFLPASFLLGSIPFGFLAAKLKGIDIRQKGSGNIGATNVTRLLGWKIGLPVLLLDIAKGAVFPLTVRLVYGDSQELLSLFCGVVAVLGHMFSPFLKFKGGKGVATSFGVFAVLAPGPTLITLIVFLSLKKIFGFVSIGSIGGAVTLPISYYLLSLIEGKSFNTPIFWAIICISSTILVLHRTNLIRLIKGQEFASDKEKYKDQE